From Toxorhynchites rutilus septentrionalis strain SRP chromosome 2, ASM2978413v1, whole genome shotgun sequence, a single genomic window includes:
- the LOC129765116 gene encoding uncharacterized protein LOC129765116 isoform X1 — MEDREKHLFTAHFTFVSVHSVSPLPIIMLWRILTLLTAHVHILGLGLGTVDAQDSNIIGTHDRRTSLSLPSATAWPGKSDDSTEKRVVVNWKLTCEQLCGEGYGGPACGLACLAMETKDDFKRIKLDTKAHAEVCSKLCENGLGSKHCDCEPSSSAKRSHDHHGVCKSFCVSANVQLNGCGQCANELPEGDAASGIRPTTPNWDELCTLWCKIGEGGTLCNCDLPPFV; from the exons CATCTATTTACAGCACACTTCACATTCGTATCTGTCCATTCGGTTTCCCCGCTACCAATCATCATGCTCTGGAGAATCTTGACATTGCTGACTGCGCATGTTCACATTTTAGGACTAGGTCTAGGCACCGTCGATGCGCAGGATTCGAACATCATTGGTACTCACGACCGACGGACATCATTGTCCTTGCCATCTGCTACAGCTTGGCCTGGTAAAAGTGATGATTCCACCGAAAAACGCGTAGTGGTGAATTGGAAGCTGACCTGCGAACAACTCTGTGG agaaGGATACGGAGGGCCAGCTTGCGGGCTGGCCTGCCTGGCAATGGAAACAAAGGATGATTTCAAAAGAATCAAACTGGATACTAAAGCACATGCTGAAGTTTGCTCGAAACTCTGCGAGAATGGTTTGG GATCCAAACACTGTGACTGTGAACCCTCATCATCAGCAAAGAGAAGCCACGATCACCATGGCGTATGTAAATCATTTTGTGTATCAGCTAATGTTCAGCTAAACGGTTGCGGCCAATGCGCAAATGAATTACCCGAGGGAGATGCTGCTAGCGGTATTCGGCCCACAACACCAAATTGGGATGAGCTGTGCACGTTGTGGTGCAAAATAGGCGAAGGCGGGACATTATGCAATTGTGATCTACCACCTTTCGTTTAG
- the LOC129765116 gene encoding uncharacterized protein LOC129765116 isoform X2 — translation MLWRILTLLTAHVHILGLGLGTVDAQDSNIIGTHDRRTSLSLPSATAWPGKSDDSTEKRVVVNWKLTCEQLCGEGYGGPACGLACLAMETKDDFKRIKLDTKAHAEVCSKLCENGLGSKHCDCEPSSSAKRSHDHHGVCKSFCVSANVQLNGCGQCANELPEGDAASGIRPTTPNWDELCTLWCKIGEGGTLCNCDLPPFV, via the exons ATGCTCTGGAGAATCTTGACATTGCTGACTGCGCATGTTCACATTTTAGGACTAGGTCTAGGCACCGTCGATGCGCAGGATTCGAACATCATTGGTACTCACGACCGACGGACATCATTGTCCTTGCCATCTGCTACAGCTTGGCCTGGTAAAAGTGATGATTCCACCGAAAAACGCGTAGTGGTGAATTGGAAGCTGACCTGCGAACAACTCTGTGG agaaGGATACGGAGGGCCAGCTTGCGGGCTGGCCTGCCTGGCAATGGAAACAAAGGATGATTTCAAAAGAATCAAACTGGATACTAAAGCACATGCTGAAGTTTGCTCGAAACTCTGCGAGAATGGTTTGG GATCCAAACACTGTGACTGTGAACCCTCATCATCAGCAAAGAGAAGCCACGATCACCATGGCGTATGTAAATCATTTTGTGTATCAGCTAATGTTCAGCTAAACGGTTGCGGCCAATGCGCAAATGAATTACCCGAGGGAGATGCTGCTAGCGGTATTCGGCCCACAACACCAAATTGGGATGAGCTGTGCACGTTGTGGTGCAAAATAGGCGAAGGCGGGACATTATGCAATTGTGATCTACCACCTTTCGTTTAG